The DNA window CAACTTTCCAATGGTCAGTTGTTTTCTGTGAATTGACTGAATATGTTCAACTTAGGCTATGCATGGAATTGcccaattttatttattatttgtttggaAGACTTGATTTTTCACAGTGACCTGTTTCATTGTAAGGTTGTATGCGCAAAGGTTCGTGAAGGTGACAAGAGGATAGTTCGAATTAAGGAGGGGAATCCTGAAGGCCGGCATGTGGTTATTGTTGATGATTTAGTGCAATCTGGAGGGACTCTTAGAGAATGCCAGGTATCACCATATTGTGCTGTTGCTTtgccaagttttttttttttttgataaatcaCCGGAGGGGTGAGAGCCCCACCTGAATTGCATTAAAAGGCAGAAAAGACCAGAGTTGAAAAATTGGAACGATATAGAGAAGATTAGCATGGCCCCTGCATTTTTCCAAGATATTAGAAAGCAGTACCCTTAGttcaattttctttcttccacaACTGAAGGTCGAGACTTGAGAGGGATacccatatttatttatgttgaaTTTTCTTGCTTTCACATTAATGGGAGAGGCCAAGACACCAAGAGGGATATAGTTATGTGCcatctttgtttttgtttctttgacAAAGTAATGCCTCCATAATATACTTTTCACAATATTGTCAGCAGGCTGAAATCCTGAAAAACAGAGTGATTAGTTGCATACCATTATGAAAACTGGTCCTAGCATAGTCAGTCAGATGCTTATCTTGCATTTTCATTATGTGAGTAAACATGGTATACATATTTTCTCAGATATTTCAAGTGTTAGCGAGCATGTAATTCATAAACTTTTGAGAGGATATGTTGCCTTTCCCATGAATGCTTCTGTCTACTAATTGTGCTGCAGAAAGTTTTGGCTGCTCATGGTGCTGCAAAAGTTAGTGCCTATGTGACTCATGCTGTTTTCCCCAAGCAGTCGTATGAACACTTCACTCACACTAATTCTGGTAATTAGTGATTCCCCCTTGCTCTACTTTTCAGCTCTTCAAACTTCTAATTACTTGTACCCCCCTCACAGCTGGGCCGGCTGACCAGTTTGCGTACTTTTGGATTACTGACTCCTGCCCTCAGACAGTGAGAGCAATCAACCAACAACCTCCATTTGAGGTGTTGAGCCTCGCTGGCTCGATCGCGGATGCCCTTCAAATTTGAGCTCAGTACTTGGTGATGGGCTACTCCCATTCTGCCTAAATGTAAGAGTTCCAATTTCAGCTCCAGCAAAACAAATAATGTGGAGTGAGCTATCTAATGTTATGGCCTCATGTCTTCATAAACAGCTCAATGAGTGAGTAAAATAAGGCCTGATGTTCATTTGTTCCTTCTTGAGCAACCGCACAAAattactgctgctttatttCCTGACTTGTATACTGCTGAGGCTCTAAGCACAAGCAGGCTTCCAGAACCGTGAAAACTGGGGCGGTTATCACGCCTACCACTGGTAACCGCCCtaaattcaaacaaatttaaaaataagtagaattttttattaaatttggtGTGGTTTTGCACTAGATACACATGCCGGTCGATTATTTGGTTCAATTCgttgtgttgtgttgtgcGGTGCATTGTTTGATGTAGGATGAATAGATCACTTTTTTTAGACAGTGTAGACATGTTCACCTTACCAGGGGCGAAGTTACCGAATCCTGATGGCAAACGCGGCCAAGGTGAAAACCATGAAAAACgagataaaatttatcaaaaaattaccttatccttaaatttatttaaattcattagGCTTACTATTGCTGTACCTCACCGTTATAAGTGTGGTAAGCGGTGGTAAGGTCAACCCGGTAGCATGTAGCATTAGTATTCTCTCTTTTAATCGGCTCCTAAGAGCAACCTCAATGTATATGTTGAAAGTGGGTAGAATTGTGGGTCTCTCAATCAGGTGGTAAGAGCAATTTACATTCACTATAATGCATAAGCCATTCGCTACAAACAATAATTCCTTGAGCTGTCTCAATTGCCATGTAATATGAAGCCATTCTCACATAATGCAAAGTAGTGTCAGCTGTGTCTTTAGTGTTGCATATCATCGTCTTATATTTCTCTATTTACAgcccaaaattttatattacacacctctaaatctaaaaatattataaaatctaTCTATCTCTGCATTCTCTCACATTGTGCCGAACAGATCTCATCTCTTCCCACCCTTCCTTTCCCATCTCCTACGCTGACGAATAGATCAGAGATTGGGTCTTCTCCGTAGTTCCGTCGGTCCACCTTCTCCACCTCATTGATGGGAGACGAGTCCTTTGTGTttgttagagcaagtataatagcagactataaactagctaaatgcttatgtggagaagagaggagatgagagagagtgtaagcgagctgtaagcttgtagccagctCGGACACAAGAATCAAAAAAACTatgtgagagtgacatgtgggtcctgcatgaagagctaactagtatatgagtgggctaagagctgactataagaagtcttatagccagctcgtTGGCTATATGCCTATATTATTAGCTCTCACAGAGGTTCCGCGTGCACCCATAGAGCATTGGGTACCGAAAGGAAAAATAACAACCTTCGACCTCGtcattttacttatgtttatgtttataagccaaaatttaaatttttaatcttaaatttagagtcgattttaagattttttatcttaatttattttgtatttttgacttttagattgctaagaatatatatatataattcacaaattaattttaatttataaatatactgtttgacttttttattaaaaaacaaacaatcaccgcTTGGACTTTTGATTCACCTCCGCATAACAGTAATCTTACTTCTTAGCAGCACTCGTGAATCGCAATTAACTTTGTCCAGTTTCATGCTATCGCTTTTACTATGGTGAAATATCGGTGTTAGTAAGCACTACATTCAGGACTTCAGGTTGTGTTAGGGGCTCTCGGGCTCCGCTGGGTTGCATTTGGCACATCATTAGAACATGGGCAACATCTTGCAGCATATACAATGGGTGAAGGTTTGTCGGCACCTAGAATAGAAAGTTCCACCAACTAACACACAAGACTCTattacctctatttcataatgtaagattttttagtcttatctagattcctatagatactaataaatctagacatatgtatataaatatatatattcatcaactaataaatttagataactaaaaagtcttactatatgaaacggatgtagtactATGAAATTTACAGGCCAGTAGACAGAGAGCAACCTACTTGATGGAAATATTGAGCTAAGATTGCATGCACCAATAGAGCAATGATGGATCTAGCGACAAACTTCAAGTCTCCTCTTTATATTGATCtttgacataaattttttgaggATTTTaataagagtgaagtgcaccagcggtctctaaacttgtgtgcatgtgttatctaggtccctgaactctcaaaatgtatttttggtccCTGAACTTGTTcgagggtgtcatataggtccaaacgagctCTGATCCTCCCATccactgacgtggcatgccacggtggcgcctacgagatgggagagaaaaaacaaggagaagagagaggtaCTAACATATGGGACTCACATGGCCGTGACGTCAGCGGATGAAGTGagtcggagcccgtttggacctatatgacacacccggacaagttcggggacctaaagatgcattttgagagttcggaaacctagatgacacatgcacacaagtttagggaccgctggtgcacttcactcttttaATAAAGACTCTCATGGTTTTAACAGGGTGGGAGCTCAAGCCCCCACCATCCCCATACTAGATCCGCCCCTGCAATAGAGTGTATGAGATGTTCAACTTCTCCATAAACGAATGGCTTGCAGTTTTGTATGTCGCCATGTGATGATgtgaaagaaaatttaatttgccGTGTTGGTTTCACGGAAAAAATTgaacccaaaaaaatattctgcttgtaaattttaaatacataGATTTCATTGCCAATAATACTAATCATAGCCTGTATATATTGTTTCAGCCAATTTTGCAAATCTATTGGGCATATCACCAAACTCGAACCTGGAAAACAGGGATGGTTTGATCGGATGATAGAATAGTTTGGTGATGACTTGTGCAGATAAGCAAAGGATACTTGTCCATTCTTCTAAAAAAACACTGCTGCCTGTGCACCTGCTTCGCATAGTTGAGCAAGTTACCTCCAATTGAGAGGTTTGCAAAGCTGCAAGCATAAgaaactatttatttatttcaatttaAACATGACAAGAGGACCTCTATAGAACACTAAAGTCATAATTCAAGCAATTTCTGTATAAACTATGGATCTAAAGTATACCTGCAACTTCAGCTTCTTCATAAAGCAAGGTACTAGTACCACTCCTTCACAGCTTGAGCCAGAAGGGCCATGTCAGGTATGCATTCAGGTGTAGTGAATTACTTGCAAGAAACATGGCTGGTCATTATAAAGTTCTTGATGAATCATGAATTCTGGGCAAGGCATGGCAGGACATAGTAATAGCCCCCTTGCCATGGACTCCAAACTCTCCATGCTCTTCTTGTTTCTATGTTTTGTGGCATGTGTTGCCACTGCTAGTCACCATGATCCTTCCGTTGTCGGATACTCGCAGGAGGATCTTGCATTGCCAAATAAACTCGTTGATCTTTTCACATCCTGGTCAGTCAAACATCGCAAGATCTATGGAAGCCCAAAGGAGAAGGTGAAGAGGTATGAGATCTTCAAGCAAAACCTGAAGCACATTGTAGAAACAAACAGGAGAAATGGCAGCTACTGGCTCGGGTTAAATCAGTTTGCCGACATTGCACATGAAGAATTCAAGTCCAGCTACCTGGGACTGAAGTCGCGGTTAGCAAGAAGGGATGCTCAGCCACATGCTTCAGCTTCAACAACATTCAGGTATGAGAACGCCATTAACTTGCCTTGGGCAGTGGACTGGAGGAAGAAAGGAGCAGTGACACCGGTCAAGAACCAAGGAGAATGTGGTAAGTTCAATGTCTGAACAAACAAATGCACACAATCTATTCCCACATATCGATATTCCATAATCCATACTCATGCCTGAAAATGCACACAATCTATTTCTGCGTATTGATACTCAGTACTCAATGCCTGAAAATACATACAATATATTCAGCGTACTGATACTaagttggtgtttagattaagaaaatttttgggataagtgtcacgtcaaatatttgatcggatgtcggaaagggttttcagacacggatgaaaaaacgaatttcacggctagcctagaaactgcaagatgaatcttttgagcctaattaatccgtcattagcacatgttggttactgtagcacttatggctaattatgggctaattaggctcaaaagattcgttttaatatttcttccataactgtgtaattagttttttggttcaattatgtttaatgctttatttaggtgtccaaaaattcgatatgatgtttttggaaaaaaaaatttgagaaactAACTGAAGTATGTGTGCGATGAAAATGATACCGGTTTCTTTCAGGAAGTTGCTGGGCATTTTCAACAGTGGCAGCTGTTGAAGGGATAAACCAGATTGTGACCGGCAAGTTGATATCACTGTCAGAGCAGGAACTGATGGACTGCGACAACACCTTCAACCATGGCTGTGGAGGAGGGCTAATGGACTTCGCTTTCGCATACATAATGGGCAACCAGGGGATCCACACAGAGGAAGACTACCCATACCTCATGGAAGAAGGCTACTGCAGAGAAAAGCAGGTCGgcacataattaaaaaaaacaaaaaacaaaagaacactTCTTCTTCAGAGGCAATTCAACTGCGAAAACATTTTAAAcagttgaatttttttttgtatccTCTCTGTTGACTGGTGATTAGCCTCATTCCAAAGTCGTCACCATAACTGGCTACGAGGATGTCCCGGAGAACAGCGAGGCGAGCCTACTGAAAGCACTGGCTCATCAGCCTGTCAGTGTGGGGATAGCAGCTGGGAGCAGAGACTTTCAGTTCTACAAAGGGGTAAAAACAAAACTGATCAGCTGTTCTTCATTCACCATGACACACTGCAGATTAGCCCAGAGCATTAAACTGACAAAATGGGTTGTATTGTATCTCTGAATACAGGGGATCTTTGATGGGGAATGTGGCGTTCGACTGGATCATGCACTGACAGCCGTGGGCTACGGCTCGTACTACGGCCAGGACTACATCGTCATGAAGAACTCGTGGGGCAAGAAGTGGGGAGAGCAAGGGTATTTCAGGATCAGGAGGGGCACTGGCAAACCGGAGGGAGTCTGTGACATCTACAGGATTGCTTCCTACCCCATAAAAAATGTCACAGGTTGGGGTCCTTAGCTAGTTATAAGTTATGTAAGCCATCATGTAATCCATTTGGCCCTGATAAGAAAGAATCGGCTTAACGAACTTCATGCTGTGGTGATCAGCCAATCACTCATCCTCCATGGAAGTGAGGATTGTTGTCGATTCCATGAAGCTTGAGTTCAGACGGATGCTATGAAGCACTCATCTGCACAGAAGTGGCTTCCCTATAAGATCAGCctggcaaaacaagcaaaaatggTCCCATGGTCTAGTGGTCAGGACATTGGACTCTGAATCCAGTAACCCGAGTTCAAATCTCGGTGGGACCtcgtttttatgtttttttttctctatttagCATGcgagttaaaaattttgatttgcggagctaaaaaataacaattcttactttcttttttttttgtcgtaaAGAGGAGCTTGTCTATCTAGCATGCGCCTTTTTCTctttactaaattatttttctttaatatttCAGCACGAAATAAAGTGTTCCCATCCCAtggccaaaataaaaaaaagaacgaaaTGTGGAGTGGACTAgactaaaataataatttcttcccttatatattataagatgatgAAAAATCTTGTACCATTGATAATATTTATGGAAGTGCTGTGGAGTGTTGTGAGCCTATGGAAATAACTTTCGTGATAACTGTTTTGACAAcatatgataaataaaaagaacgaAATGTGGAGTGGACTAGACTAAAATGATTATTTCTTCcgatttatattatatagttatggaagTGTTTTGGAGGGCCATAAATCTATGCAAGTAATTTCGTGATAACTTGTTTTTACAACATATGATAATTCTTTTgattatcatcatcatcttttttttctgcttatgcttaaaattcaaatttaactttttaattataaattgaagttgattttaatgttttcccatcgtaatttatttttagttcactaaaaatatgtatataaatgttttatttataaattattttctatttaaaaatataatgcttggcattttctaaaaaaagcaAACGATGACCCCTATTAAAATATGCGCATAAGCGCAGATTCCAACTACAATAATGTTTTGATTAGATATGTATGAGGAGGCA is part of the Oryza brachyantha chromosome 2, ObraRS2, whole genome shotgun sequence genome and encodes:
- the LOC102719177 gene encoding cysteine protease XCP2-like, translating into MNSGQGMAGHSNSPLAMDSKLSMLFLFLCFVACVATASHHDPSVVGYSQEDLALPNKLVDLFTSWSVKHRKIYGSPKEKVKRYEIFKQNLKHIVETNRRNGSYWLGLNQFADIAHEEFKSSYLGLKSRLARRDAQPHASASTTFRYENAINLPWAVDWRKKGAVTPVKNQGECGSCWAFSTVAAVEGINQIVTGKLISLSEQELMDCDNTFNHGCGGGLMDFAFAYIMGNQGIHTEEDYPYLMEEGYCREKQPHSKVVTITGYEDVPENSEASLLKALAHQPVSVGIAAGSRDFQFYKGGIFDGECGVRLDHALTAVGYGSYYGQDYIVMKNSWGKKWGEQGYFRIRRGTGKPEGVCDIYRIASYPIKNVTGWGP